The Desulfobacterales bacterium genome has a segment encoding these proteins:
- a CDS encoding UxaA family hydrolase has product MQFKGYKRPDGQVGVRNTIGILPSVFCANRVARLIADQIQGAVYLSHPVGCSQVGEDLETTARTLIAMGNHPNLAAVLVVGLGCERFTPDEFVKGIEPSGKPVAKIVIQEAGDSIKAIEQGVRIAKRWAGELLNQEKEFCDLKDLIVAVKCGGTDATSGIAANPAVGAMADLVVEGGGTILFSEVTELLGAEHILAKRAVSPVVSEAIYRTIARTEEKLRHQGSDPRFKHRSALISTGNFDGGVSSVVEKALGGIYKSGSKPIEGVVAYAERPKKLGGVFLMDAPGHDGEVVTSFVGGGAQVVIFTTGRGTPTGFPFVPVIKVTGNSRTFEKMRENIDVDAGTIISGASGIAEKGKEIFDLLLAVASGKKAQAEILGHDELFCITRP; this is encoded by the coding sequence TTGCAATTCAAAGGATATAAAAGACCGGACGGTCAGGTGGGGGTTAGAAACACGATCGGCATCCTGCCGTCGGTTTTTTGCGCCAACCGGGTTGCCAGGCTGATTGCCGACCAGATCCAAGGCGCGGTGTATCTGAGCCATCCAGTGGGGTGCAGCCAGGTGGGCGAAGACCTTGAAACCACCGCCCGGACCCTGATCGCCATGGGCAACCATCCCAACCTGGCTGCCGTGCTGGTGGTGGGGCTGGGGTGTGAGCGCTTCACGCCGGACGAATTTGTCAAAGGGATCGAACCGTCCGGCAAACCGGTGGCAAAAATCGTGATCCAGGAAGCAGGGGATTCCATCAAAGCCATTGAGCAGGGGGTGCGCATTGCCAAACGGTGGGCCGGTGAACTGCTGAATCAGGAAAAAGAATTCTGCGATCTCAAGGACCTGATTGTTGCCGTCAAATGCGGCGGCACCGACGCAACTTCCGGAATTGCCGCCAACCCGGCCGTGGGGGCCATGGCCGATCTTGTCGTGGAAGGGGGCGGCACCATCCTGTTTTCCGAGGTAACCGAACTGTTGGGCGCCGAACATATTCTGGCCAAACGGGCGGTTTCGCCGGTGGTGTCCGAAGCGATTTATAGAACCATTGCCCGGACCGAAGAAAAATTGCGGCATCAGGGGTCGGATCCGCGTTTCAAGCACCGCAGCGCCCTGATATCCACCGGCAATTTTGACGGCGGGGTCAGTTCGGTGGTTGAAAAGGCATTGGGGGGTATTTACAAGTCCGGCTCCAAGCCCATTGAGGGCGTGGTGGCGTATGCTGAAAGGCCCAAAAAACTCGGCGGCGTATTCCTGATGGATGCGCCCGGCCACGATGGTGAGGTGGTGACCAGTTTTGTGGGCGGCGGCGCCCAGGTGGTGATATTTACAACCGGACGCGGCACGCCCACCGGTTTTCCCTTTGTACCGGTAATCAAGGTTACCGGCAACAGCCGGACTTTCGAGAAGATGCGGGAAAACATCGATGTCGATGCCGGCACGATCATCAGCGGGGCATCCGGAATTGCCGAAAAAGGAAAGGAGATTTTCGACCTGCTGCTGGCAGTTGCAAGCGGCAAAAAGGCCCAGGCGGAAATTCTGGGGCACGATGAACTTTTTTGCATCACCCGGCCTTGA